TGTTATCGCTACTGATAACGCTGTTGCTTCTTCAATGGATTTCGCAGTTTGGTTTATGGGTTCTAAAAAAACTTCAAACAATACATCAAACGGAACATTCAGCAAAAAACAATTAATTAATTCTGGTATCAATACAAACAGTGTATTAATCAGATCTTTCTTGAAAAAAGTTTCTACTCAAGAAAACGGTGTTGCATAATTATTTTTTAATATAATTTGGTTAGTTTAGGAAATAAAAAGTCCCGATTTTAGGTCGGGACTTTTTTATTATATTTAATTATTGATTCTTATTTACATTTTAGCTTTAAGCTCTTTAACCTTATCAGTCATTTCAAGTGCTTTATAAACGCCTAATAATGTTTTCTTAGCAGCATCATTATCCCCTTTCAATTCGACTGCTTTTTCAAGATAAGGCAATACCGATCTAAAATTCTTGTCTCTTTCCCCTTTTAAAACTTCAAACCTTTTGTTGTCCTTTTCTGAAGTGCCTAACTTATTCATTTCAGTAACAAGTTTAGTGTCTGCTCTCAGTTTTAATTCCGCCAAATTTAAATTAGCATCAAAATAATTGGGATTTATTTCTAACGCTCTTCTATAATATTTTTCCGCTTCGTCAAGTTTGTTAGCATTACCACTAATAACCCCTAAGTTATATACTAAATCAACATTATTAGGTTCTTTGGCTAATGCTTCATTCACTAACTTAGTGTAGGTATCAAAATCGTTAACTTTCAAATACAAATCTGCTTCTGTCAATACTAAGGAGCTATCATTTGGGTTTTCTTTTTTTGCTTCAGCTACAGCAGCTTTAGCTTCGTTTATTTTACCTTTATCGACTAATATTAAGGCAATATTTTTATAAATTTCACCTCGTTTAGATTCTAACTTTTCATCTCTTGGCTTCTCATGAGTACCTGTTTTTACAAAAACATCTCTTTCATTTTTAGTATTAAAAGTTTCTTCTTTTTTAGATGCTTTATTGGTAGCCCAATATACCGTTCCCTCTCCAGAATAATTTAATACTTTTAATTGATTGTAATAATCTAATGCTTTATCATAATCTAATGCATTAACAGCATAACTAGCCGCATAAAATAATTTGTCTTGATCTTTTTTATCCAATTGATATAAGGCGTACAAAACATCTGCTGCTTCTTTATATTTTTTGGCTTCACCAAAACTAATAGCTGTACTAAAAAGAATAGGTTTTAAGACCGCCACATCATTTTCAATATCATCTGTTAAAATCTTTTTACCTGTTTTTTTCTCATACGCTAAAGTTGCACTTGATGCTTCTGCATACTCAGAAATAGTATTTGGTAAAAGAAATTTTGATAATTGAGCTGGACTAGGATTTGGTCCTAACAATGCCATTTCAATTCCTGAGGTATTTGCTTTATAAAAATTATAATAAACCTTGTCACCTTCTTCTGTGGCAAGAGGCGCTAGTTTATCCAAATTTGCTTTATATTCAACTAAATCGTTTGCTGAAGGAGTTTCTTTGTCATAAATTTTTTTTAATTTTTTTAACTCATCTTTTTGCGCAAAAGACGAAACAGAAACTAATACTGCCGAAGCAAGCATAATGTGTTTAATTCTCATTTTTTTTGTTTTATTATTTATAAATAAAATCACCAATTAAAATAATTTAATTGGTGATTATTGATTACTTATTCATCATCTTCTGAATCGTCTTCACTATCATCATCTTCAACGATATCGTCGTCATCTTCCTCATCATCATCTACTGAACCATCGTCTTCAAGAACTTCTAATACTGGTTTTACTCTTTCGATAGCTTCCACCTCGATTACATTTCCATCCTCATCTAATTCGGGTTCAGACACATCATCTTTCATTACTTTGGTAACGGCTGCAATAGAATCGTTTCCTTTGATGTTGATCAGTTTAACGCCTTGAGTGGCTCTTCCCATTACACGTAAATCTTCGACAGCCATTCTGATAGTCAATCCCGATTTGTTGATAATCATTAAATCATCAGCATCTGTAACCGAATTGATAGAAATCAGTTTTCCTGTTTTCTCGGTAATGTTTAGGGTTTTCACTCCTTTTCCTCCTCTATTGGTAATTCTGTACTCATCAAGTGAAGAACGTTTTCCATAACCGTTTTCTGCCACCACTAGGATTTCGCTCTCCATATCGTTTACGGTTACCATTCCTATCACTTCGTCAGTTTCATCTTTTAAAGTAATTCCACGAACTCCAGAAGCTGTTCTTCCCATTGGACGAGTCTTAGTTTCTTCAAAACGAACTAATTTTCCAGACTTAACAGCTAATATAATTTGGCTTTGACCATTAGTCAATTGTGCTCCTAATAACTCATCATCTTCTCTGATGGTGATGGCAGCAACTCCATTAACTCTAGGTTTCGAATATTTATCTAACGATGTTTTCTTAACCTGACCTTTTTTGGTCACCATAATAAGGTTGTGGCTGTTGGTGTATTCTTTATCTTTTAAATCTTGTGTACAGATAAATGCTTTTACTTTATCGTCAGATTCAATGTTGATAAGGTTTTGCAACGCTCTTCCTTTGGCAGTTTTGCTTCCTTCTGGAATTTCATAGACACGCATCCAGAAACATTTCCCTTTTTGTGTAAAGAACATCATGTATTGATGATTAGTCGCTACATACATATGCTCTAAGAAATCTTGATCTCTGGTTCCTGCGCTTTTTTGTCCAACTCCTCCTCTATTCTGTGTTTTGTATTCTGATAAGTTAGTACGTTTGATATAACCCGCATGAGAAATAGTGATTACAACATTTTCATCCGCAATCAAATCTTCAATACTAACATCGCCACCAGAGTATTCTATAAGAGAACGACGAGCATCCCCGTATTTATCTTTGATTTCAATTAACTCTTCTTTAATCAATTCCATTCTCAATTCTTTGCTTGCTAATAAATCTCTCAAGCGTTGAATTAATTTCATGATTTCTTCATATTCCGCTCTTAACTTGTCTTGTTCAAGACCTGTTAACTGACGTAAACGCATTTCTACAATAGCACGAGCTTGAATATCAGATAAACTAAATCTTTCAATCAATTTACCTCGAGCTTCATCTCCGTCTTTAGAAGAACGAATTAAGGCAATAACTTCATCAATATTATCGGAAGCAATAATTAATCCTTCTAAAATATGAGCTCTTTCTTCGGCTTTACGCAATTCAAATTGTGTTCTTCTGATAACAACATCATGACGATGCTCTACGAAATAATGAATCAATTCTTTTACATTCAACATCTGTGGTCTTCCGTTTACCAATGCAATATTATTGACACTGAAAGAAGACTGCAGCTGAGTGAACTTATATAACGTATTTAAAACTACATTGGGAACAGCATCACGCTTTAATTCGTAAACAATACGCATTCCGTTTCTATCCGATTCATCTCGGATATTTGAAATACCTTCGATTTTTTTATCATTAATCAAATCGGCAGTTTTCTTAATCATTTCTGCCTTGTTAACCTGATATGGAATTTCAGAAACAATAATCGCTTCTTTACCGTTGGATTCTTCAAAGCTTATTTTAGCACGAATAACGATTCTTCCTCTTCCTGTTTTGAAAGCTTCACGAACGCCTTCCATTCCGTAAATGGTTCCTCCCGTTGGAAAATCAGGTGCTTTGATGTGTGTAATTAATTCGTCAATTTCAATATCATTATTATCAATATAGGCTAATGTCCCATCAATAACTTCAGTTAAATTGTGTGGCGCCATGTTAGTGGCCATACCTACTGCAATCCCTGATGCTCCGTTAATCAATAAATTAGGAACACGGGTTGGCATTACGGTTGGTTCTTGTAACGTATCGTCAAAGTTTAATTGAAAGTCAACGGTTTCTTTGTCGATATCTGCCATAATGTCTTCCGACATCTTTTTCATTCTGGCCTCAGTATAACGCATTGCTGCTGGACTATCACCATCAATAGAACCAAAGTTACCTTGACCGTCAACCAATAAATAACGTAAACTCCATTCCTGAGCCATACGAACCATGGCATCATAAACCGAAGTATCTCCGTGAGGGTGATACTTACCTAAAACTTCTCCAACAATTCTTGCGGATTTTTTGTGAGCTCTATTAGAAAAAACTCCTAAATCATACATTCCATATAACACTCTTCGGTGCACTGGTTTTAAACCGTCACGCACATCTGGCAATGCTCTTGAGACAATAACTGACATCGAATAATCGATGTAAGCTGATTTCATTTCATCTTCGATGTTAATAGGAATTAACCTTTCTCCGTCAGACATATTTTATAAATTATTTAATAAAAATTACTTTTAATTCGAAACGTGCTAATATAGGGTAATTAAAAAAAATTAGAGGCATTTTTAGTCCAGAAATTTCAATGATTTATTAACAAAATAGGGACGTTTTTTGGTTAATAAGTTAGTGATGAAACTACTTTTATTATTGGCTTTTTTTTTGTCAATTAGCTGACAGTACTTTTAGCGGGAATGGTTTTTGTTAGAATCAATTCGAATAACTAAATTTACATTACCAATTATATATTTATGGATGATAATTTTTCACCAAGAGTAAAAGACGTGATAACCTACAGCAAGGAAGAAGCTTTGCGTTTAGGTCACGATTTTATTGGGACTGAGCATTTGATGCTTGGAATATTAAGAGATGGGAATGGCAAAGCAATTACTATTCTCAATAATCTTTCCATTGATTTAGAACATTTGAGAAAAAAGGTTGAAATATTAAGTCCAGCTAACCCAAATGTTGAAATCAGTAACGAAAAAAAGAACCTACACTTGACTCGTCAAGCGGAACGCGCTTTGAAAACTACCTTTTTAGAAGCAAAAGTTTTTCAAAGTTCGTCGATCAGTACGGCACATTTATTATTGTGTATCTTAAGAAATGAGAATGACCCAACAACCAAACTATTGCATCGTCTAAAAATAGACTATAACGTAGTTAAAGAACAGTATTTGAATATGACACCAAACGAAGAAGATTTTAATGATAATTTACCAACAAACGAATCTTATAATGATGACTCAGGACAAGATGACAGTTTGAAAGAAGGTAGTTTCAATAATCCGGCTAACAAGACCAATAAAAAATCCAAAACACCTGTTTTAGATAACTTTGGACGTGACTTAACAGAATTAGCGGAAGAAGGTAAACTCGACCCAGTTGTTGGTCGTGAAAAAGAAATCGAAAGAGTTTCACAAATTCTAAGTCGAAGAAAGAAAAACAATCCATTGCTTATTGGAGAACCAGGTGTTGGTAAATCTGCTATCGCCGAAGGTTTAGCTTTGCGTATTATCCAAAAGAAAGTATCTAGAATTTTGTTCAACAAAAGAGTCGTAACATTAGATTTGGCTTCTTTAGTTGCTGGAACAAAATACCGTGGACAATTCGAAGAAAGAATGAAAGCGGTGATGAATGAATTAGAGAAAAATGACGATATCATTCTTTTCATTGATGAAATTCACACTATCGTTGGTGCTGGTGGAGCAACAGGATCTCTTGATGCTTCTAACATGTTTAAGCCAGCTTTAGCAAGAGGGGAAATACAATGTATTGGTGCTACAACCTTGGATGAATACCGACAATATATTGAAAAAGATGGTGCCTTAGAAAGACGTTTCCAAAAAGTAATTGTAGAACCAACCTCTGTTGAAGAAACGATTACTATTTTGAATAATATCAAAAACAAATACGAAGATCACCACAATGTAATTTACACAGACGAAGCAATCGAAGCGTGTGTTAAATTAACAAACAGATATATGTCAGAACGTTTCCTTCCAGACAAAGCTATTGATGCCTTGGATGAAGCCGGTTCTAGAGTTCACATAACTAATATTGATGTTCCTAAACAAATCTTAGATTTAGAACGTCAATTAGAAGAAGTGCGTGACCTTAAAAATTCTGTCGTGAAAAAACAGAAATATGAAGAAGCAGCCAAACTTCGTGATGATGAAAAACGATTAGAAAAAGATCTTGCCATCGCTCAAGAACAATGGGAAGAAGATTCGAAAACCAATCGAATTAGAGTAACCGAAGATAATGTAGCCGATGTTGTATCAATGATGACTGGTATTCCAGTAAATCGTATTGCACAAACAGAAAGCAATAAATTAGCTCACTTACCTGAATTAATTCAAGGCAAAGTAATTGGACAAAACGAAGCAGTACTTAAAATCTCTCGTTCAATTCAAAGAAATCGTGCTGGATTGAAAGATCCAAATCGACCAATTGGTTCGTTCATTTTCTTGGGACAAACTGGTGTTGGAAAAACACAGTTAGCTAAAGTATTAGCCAAAGAGTTATTTGATTCAGAAGATGCATTAGTTCGTATCGATATGAGTGAATACATGGAGAAATTTGCTATCTCTCGTTTGATTGGTGCACCTCCTGGATATGTTGGTTACGAGGAAGGCGGACAATTGACAGAGAAAGTTAGAAGAAAACCATACTGTGTAGTACTTTTAGACGAGATTGAAAAAGCACATCCAGATGTGTTTAATATGATGCTTCAAGTACTTGATGATGGATATCTTACTGATAGTTTGGGTCGTAAAATCGATTTCAAAAACACTATCATCATTATGACATCTAACGTTGGAGCACGTCAATTGAAAGACTTCGGACAAGGAGTTGGTTTCGGAACTGCTGCTAAAATTGCACAAGCTGATGACAATTCTAAAAGCGTTATCGAAAATGCTTTGAAGAAAACCTTTGCTCCTGAATTCTTAAACAGAATTGACGATGTAATTGTATTCAATCCGTTAGAGAAACACGATATCGATTTGATTATCGAAATTGAATTGAAAAAATTATATGGAAGAGTTGCTGAATTAGGATATACATTAAATCTTTCTGACAAAGCCAAAGCGTTCATTGCTGAAAAAGGTTTTGATAAACAATTTGGTGCTCGACCATTAAAAAGAGCCATTCAAAAATATGTAGAAGATGCTCTAGCAGAAGAAATAATTACTTCGAAAATAGCATCAGGTGATGAAATTTTTATGGATTTAGACGAAACAATGCAAGAGTTGACCGTTACCATAAAAAAAGCGAAAAAGCCAACTAGTTAAGAGTTAAATTAATTAATTTTAGACCACGAGTTCCCGAATGAATAACAATATGTAATTCGAGAATTCGTGGTTTTTTAATTTTTTTCCATGCCACAAGATAAAATCATATTAGGTTCTGAGGAATGGTGCACCTTTCCCGAATTAGGTTTGCCTGCCATTAAAGCT
The window above is part of the Flavobacterium sp. N1994 genome. Proteins encoded here:
- a CDS encoding tetratricopeptide repeat protein; the encoded protein is MRIKHIMLASAVLVSVSSFAQKDELKKLKKIYDKETPSANDLVEYKANLDKLAPLATEEGDKVYYNFYKANTSGIEMALLGPNPSPAQLSKFLLPNTISEYAEASSATLAYEKKTGKKILTDDIENDVAVLKPILFSTAISFGEAKKYKEAADVLYALYQLDKKDQDKLFYAASYAVNALDYDKALDYYNQLKVLNYSGEGTVYWATNKASKKEETFNTKNERDVFVKTGTHEKPRDEKLESKRGEIYKNIALILVDKGKINEAKAAVAEAKKENPNDSSLVLTEADLYLKVNDFDTYTKLVNEALAKEPNNVDLVYNLGVISGNANKLDEAEKYYRRALEINPNYFDANLNLAELKLRADTKLVTEMNKLGTSEKDNKRFEVLKGERDKNFRSVLPYLEKAVELKGDNDAAKKTLLGVYKALEMTDKVKELKAKM
- the gyrA gene encoding DNA gyrase subunit A; amino-acid sequence: MSDGERLIPINIEDEMKSAYIDYSMSVIVSRALPDVRDGLKPVHRRVLYGMYDLGVFSNRAHKKSARIVGEVLGKYHPHGDTSVYDAMVRMAQEWSLRYLLVDGQGNFGSIDGDSPAAMRYTEARMKKMSEDIMADIDKETVDFQLNFDDTLQEPTVMPTRVPNLLINGASGIAVGMATNMAPHNLTEVIDGTLAYIDNNDIEIDELITHIKAPDFPTGGTIYGMEGVREAFKTGRGRIVIRAKISFEESNGKEAIIVSEIPYQVNKAEMIKKTADLINDKKIEGISNIRDESDRNGMRIVYELKRDAVPNVVLNTLYKFTQLQSSFSVNNIALVNGRPQMLNVKELIHYFVEHRHDVVIRRTQFELRKAEERAHILEGLIIASDNIDEVIALIRSSKDGDEARGKLIERFSLSDIQARAIVEMRLRQLTGLEQDKLRAEYEEIMKLIQRLRDLLASKELRMELIKEELIEIKDKYGDARRSLIEYSGGDVSIEDLIADENVVITISHAGYIKRTNLSEYKTQNRGGVGQKSAGTRDQDFLEHMYVATNHQYMMFFTQKGKCFWMRVYEIPEGSKTAKGRALQNLINIESDDKVKAFICTQDLKDKEYTNSHNLIMVTKKGQVKKTSLDKYSKPRVNGVAAITIREDDELLGAQLTNGQSQIILAVKSGKLVRFEETKTRPMGRTASGVRGITLKDETDEVIGMVTVNDMESEILVVAENGYGKRSSLDEYRITNRGGKGVKTLNITEKTGKLISINSVTDADDLMIINKSGLTIRMAVEDLRVMGRATQGVKLINIKGNDSIAAVTKVMKDDVSEPELDEDGNVIEVEAIERVKPVLEVLEDDGSVDDDEEDDDDIVEDDDSEDDSEDDE
- a CDS encoding ATP-dependent Clp protease ATP-binding subunit codes for the protein MDDNFSPRVKDVITYSKEEALRLGHDFIGTEHLMLGILRDGNGKAITILNNLSIDLEHLRKKVEILSPANPNVEISNEKKNLHLTRQAERALKTTFLEAKVFQSSSISTAHLLLCILRNENDPTTKLLHRLKIDYNVVKEQYLNMTPNEEDFNDNLPTNESYNDDSGQDDSLKEGSFNNPANKTNKKSKTPVLDNFGRDLTELAEEGKLDPVVGREKEIERVSQILSRRKKNNPLLIGEPGVGKSAIAEGLALRIIQKKVSRILFNKRVVTLDLASLVAGTKYRGQFEERMKAVMNELEKNDDIILFIDEIHTIVGAGGATGSLDASNMFKPALARGEIQCIGATTLDEYRQYIEKDGALERRFQKVIVEPTSVEETITILNNIKNKYEDHHNVIYTDEAIEACVKLTNRYMSERFLPDKAIDALDEAGSRVHITNIDVPKQILDLERQLEEVRDLKNSVVKKQKYEEAAKLRDDEKRLEKDLAIAQEQWEEDSKTNRIRVTEDNVADVVSMMTGIPVNRIAQTESNKLAHLPELIQGKVIGQNEAVLKISRSIQRNRAGLKDPNRPIGSFIFLGQTGVGKTQLAKVLAKELFDSEDALVRIDMSEYMEKFAISRLIGAPPGYVGYEEGGQLTEKVRRKPYCVVLLDEIEKAHPDVFNMMLQVLDDGYLTDSLGRKIDFKNTIIIMTSNVGARQLKDFGQGVGFGTAAKIAQADDNSKSVIENALKKTFAPEFLNRIDDVIVFNPLEKHDIDLIIEIELKKLYGRVAELGYTLNLSDKAKAFIAEKGFDKQFGARPLKRAIQKYVEDALAEEIITSKIASGDEIFMDLDETMQELTVTIKKAKKPTS